The region AACTCACATAAGTGAATGCATTGCCTTCTAATCAGATGCGTCTTACCACGGAGGAGTACTTACATGGTCTTATCTCTGTCGTGAATGAGTTGCCGCGTCTTTCTATTCATGTGGTGACGCTAGGCGATTATGACGCGCCTATTCGTATTGCTTCTCTTGTCAAGCAAGTTCATGCAGCCTTCCAGATTTTGAATCTCAAGAACGACCTACTTCGTAAGCGCTTTGACACTCTTAAATACGATGTCAAGCgtgtcgaagaagtcgtctATGATATCCGCCTACGTGGCTTAGGTCCGACGGAATCTCCTTCCGGACTCGCCGCGTACGTCTCGGACGCTGATGCAGAGCGAGTCTACCATCGGCTGGCTTCTCATCCCACCCTCGACTTGGAAAACCAAACACATACTACACAAACTATGGGTATGAGTACAAACTAGTTACTCGTTTGGATTCGTAGTGCCTTTTGACGCCGCCTCATCCATA is a window of Malassezia restricta chromosome III, complete sequence DNA encoding:
- a CDS encoding recombination hotspot-binding protein, translating into MDGLSHEMLASVVSDIEAERATHDTLRDYARAWDRAQRVSAMHLIQLYTIPLSQFESHMQSVEASFEDIRACIKVLAEHVPPNEFYKWVDVWSWCMKHSVYAVAFTFYIETGRIISKEMVINVLGLNALPSNQMRLTTEEYLHGLISVVNELPRLSIHVVTLGDYDAPIRIASLVKQVHAAFQILNLKNDLLRKRFDTLKYDVKRVEEVVYDIRLRGLGPTESPSGLAAYVSDADAERVYHRLASHPTLDLENQTHTTQTMGMSTN